One segment of Thermococcus sp. AM4 DNA contains the following:
- a CDS encoding HEPN domain-containing protein, whose product MKALNGFETCLQRNLLRRITPSREKALVSLRRAEEWLEEARRHLGFGSYRTSLVESYMAMFHGARALLFRDGWREKSHYCIARYLEEFYVKSGKLDGIWVELLDRMRELRHEDQYDIVYEPI is encoded by the coding sequence GTGAAAGCCTTGAACGGATTCGAGACGTGCCTTCAAAGGAACCTGCTGAGAAGGATTACACCCTCACGAGAAAAGGCCCTGGTAAGCCTAAGACGAGCTGAGGAGTGGCTCGAAGAGGCCAGACGACACCTCGGGTTCGGCTCTTACAGGACGTCGCTGGTTGAGTCGTACATGGCGATGTTTCACGGCGCGAGGGCTTTGCTCTTCAGGGACGGGTGGAGGGAGAAGAGCCACTACTGCATAGCCCGCTACCTCGAGGAGTTCTACGTCAAAAGCGGAAAACTGGACGGGATATGGGTGGAACTGCTCGACAGGATGAGGGAGCTGAGACACGAGGACCAGTACGACATCGTCTATGAGCCGATATGA
- a CDS encoding nucleotidyltransferase family protein codes for MSKGLVSKTLNLLTKYGIAEKKGRRFVILQTPKTRELKRFLNFVVLSGKLEPLKEDWVLALGVYGSFARGENTDKSDLDVWILVEKPSILKTASLQRKIETATGREVDLLVLTPKRVKALRENDPVFYYSLAYGSMIIWGESLERIRDVPSKEPAEKDYTLTRKGPGKPKTS; via the coding sequence TTGAGCAAGGGGCTCGTTTCGAAAACGCTGAACCTCCTTACCAAGTACGGAATAGCGGAGAAGAAGGGTAGGAGGTTTGTAATTCTTCAAACACCAAAAACGCGCGAGTTAAAGAGGTTTTTGAACTTCGTCGTGCTCTCTGGGAAGCTTGAGCCTTTGAAAGAGGACTGGGTCTTGGCCCTTGGAGTATACGGAAGCTTTGCGAGGGGGGAGAACACCGACAAAAGCGACCTTGACGTCTGGATTCTTGTGGAAAAGCCGAGCATACTGAAAACTGCCTCGTTGCAGAGGAAGATAGAAACCGCAACCGGAAGGGAAGTTGACCTGCTCGTTCTGACACCGAAGAGGGTCAAAGCGCTCCGTGAGAACGACCCAGTTTTTTATTACTCCCTCGCCTACGGCTCCATGATAATCTGGGGTGAAAGCCTTGAACGGATTCGAGACGTGCCTTCAAAGGAACCTGCTGAGAAGGATTACACCCTCACGAGAAAAGGCCCTGGTAAGCCTAAGACGAGCTGA